From the Arthrobacter sp. PM3 genome, one window contains:
- a CDS encoding fumarylacetoacetate hydrolase family protein produces MVKIARWNHDGGTQSGFVDGGTCHALPAGHDVQTLLDAGLEETLSLARQTIGSGVAVPLADVHLLAPLVPATMRDFVAFEEHVEGVRKSIDGVAGVVPEWYEAPTFYFTNPHTVTGTGEVIGIPAGCDDLDFETEVAAVVGRVAGSDGRNLTAAEAHRHIFGYTILNDWSARDLQRREMKVSLGPCKGKDFANTLGPWIVTADEFEDLHDADGFLPLSMAVEVNGEAIGQDLLSNMGWPFAELVAYASQDSVVRPGDVLGSGTCGSGCLAELWGRNGSQTPPPLKTGDVVRMSVEGIGAIENTVGSRREAVTRVPARPRPRSRVASAVSSGT; encoded by the coding sequence ATGGTCAAGATCGCACGCTGGAACCACGACGGCGGGACGCAGTCCGGCTTCGTCGACGGCGGAACCTGCCACGCACTTCCCGCGGGACACGATGTGCAGACTTTGCTGGACGCCGGACTGGAAGAAACGCTGAGCCTGGCCCGGCAGACGATCGGTTCCGGTGTGGCGGTTCCGCTGGCTGACGTGCACCTGCTCGCCCCGTTGGTCCCCGCCACCATGCGGGACTTTGTGGCGTTCGAGGAACACGTTGAAGGCGTTCGGAAAAGCATTGACGGCGTGGCCGGCGTGGTGCCCGAGTGGTACGAGGCACCCACGTTCTACTTCACCAACCCGCATACGGTGACCGGCACCGGCGAGGTGATTGGGATTCCGGCGGGCTGCGATGATCTGGACTTTGAAACGGAAGTCGCCGCCGTCGTCGGGCGCGTTGCCGGAAGCGATGGCCGGAACCTGACCGCGGCAGAAGCGCACCGGCATATCTTCGGCTACACGATTCTTAACGACTGGTCGGCACGGGACCTGCAGCGCCGGGAGATGAAGGTCAGCCTCGGGCCGTGCAAGGGCAAGGACTTCGCCAACACGCTGGGGCCCTGGATTGTCACGGCGGATGAGTTCGAGGACCTGCACGACGCCGACGGGTTCCTGCCCCTCTCCATGGCCGTGGAAGTCAACGGTGAAGCCATCGGCCAGGACCTGCTCTCCAACATGGGCTGGCCGTTCGCCGAGCTCGTGGCCTACGCCTCGCAGGACTCAGTGGTGCGCCCCGGCGACGTGCTGGGCTCCGGCACATGCGGCAGCGGCTGCCTCGCCGAGCTCTGGGGACGGAATGGTTCACAGACTCCCCCGCCCCTGAAAACCGGCGACGTGGTCCGCATGAGCGTGGAAGGCATCGGCGCCATCGAGAACACGGTGGGCTCCCGGCGCGAGGCCGTCACCCGCGTGCCTGCCCGGCCCCGCCCCCGCAGCAGGGTGGCCTCTGCGGTGAGTTCCGGGACGTAG
- a CDS encoding SDR family NAD(P)-dependent oxidoreductase, producing MVSLQLDGRTVVVSGAGQGQGAAEAGMLVEAGARVIATDLAGDMPSALAAASSTSTGALVYRQLDVSDSAGWSRLAGWIQSQGWRVDGLVNNAGITRRSRLLDASVADLRRVYDVNVAGSLLGIQSLTPLMGSGASIVNVGSVAGLTAHYPVAYTASKWALRGLSQVAAMELGPRGIRVNTVHPGFIETPMTAGARPEFRHATLAETPLGRTGSVEEVAGVVLFLLSPLSSYVTGAEIPVDGGQSGHGGAKSVSDAMR from the coding sequence GTGGTCTCCCTTCAGCTGGACGGCCGGACGGTGGTGGTCTCCGGCGCGGGCCAGGGCCAGGGAGCTGCCGAAGCCGGCATGCTGGTGGAGGCCGGGGCGCGGGTCATTGCCACCGACCTCGCCGGGGACATGCCCTCGGCGCTGGCCGCTGCGTCTTCGACTTCCACCGGTGCGCTGGTGTACCGGCAGCTGGATGTCAGCGATTCCGCCGGCTGGTCACGCCTCGCCGGGTGGATCCAGTCCCAGGGATGGCGGGTGGACGGGCTGGTCAACAATGCAGGCATCACCCGGCGCAGCCGGCTGCTCGATGCCTCCGTTGCAGACCTGCGACGCGTATATGACGTCAACGTCGCCGGAAGCCTGCTGGGAATCCAGTCACTCACGCCCCTGATGGGCAGCGGGGCATCCATTGTCAATGTCGGCTCTGTTGCCGGCCTGACGGCCCATTACCCGGTGGCATACACCGCCAGCAAATGGGCGCTGCGCGGGCTCTCCCAGGTCGCTGCCATGGAACTTGGGCCGCGCGGGATCCGGGTGAACACGGTACACCCGGGCTTCATCGAAACGCCCATGACGGCGGGCGCCAGGCCGGAGTTCCGGCACGCCACCCTGGCCGAGACCCCGCTGGGCCGCACCGGGAGCGTGGAGGAAGTGGCCGGCGTCGTATTGTTCCTCCTCAGCCCGCTCTCTTCCTATGTGACCGGTGCCGAAATCCCCGTGGACGGCGGCCAGTCAGGGCACGGCGGAGCCAAGTCGGTCTCCGACGCCATGCGCTGA
- a CDS encoding SDR family NAD(P)-dependent oxidoreductase codes for MSVSSQRLAGKTAVITGTASGQGRAAALAFAAAGAFVVGCDMDDDGAAATAGQVTAAGGRISSSRVDLTDEAAVEAWAQDVAAHHGQVHILYANAAVTRFAPLEQLTFADWKWNVEHEMDVVFLPVKYFWPQLIQVPNAAIVLVGSTAGVTGSMTNGRLAHTATKGAVVAMTRQLAAEGAPHGLRVNAVSPGMIRTAATEGNLLAADHPMRTIAGSIPLGRIGAPEEVAKCALFLASDEASYVTGANLMVDGGWSAVLPG; via the coding sequence ATGTCTGTCTCCAGCCAGCGCCTGGCCGGCAAAACCGCCGTCATCACCGGAACGGCCAGCGGCCAGGGCAGGGCGGCGGCGCTCGCCTTCGCTGCGGCAGGGGCCTTTGTGGTGGGCTGCGACATGGACGACGACGGCGCGGCGGCCACTGCCGGCCAGGTCACCGCTGCCGGGGGCCGGATAAGCAGCAGCCGGGTTGACCTTACGGATGAGGCTGCCGTGGAGGCATGGGCGCAGGATGTGGCCGCACACCACGGACAGGTCCACATCCTGTATGCCAACGCCGCGGTCACCCGCTTCGCCCCGCTGGAGCAACTCACGTTTGCCGACTGGAAGTGGAATGTTGAACACGAGATGGACGTGGTGTTCCTGCCCGTCAAGTACTTCTGGCCCCAGCTGATCCAGGTACCGAACGCCGCCATCGTGCTGGTCGGCTCGACGGCCGGGGTCACCGGCTCCATGACCAACGGCCGGCTGGCCCACACCGCCACGAAGGGAGCCGTGGTGGCCATGACCCGGCAGCTCGCCGCCGAAGGGGCCCCGCATGGGCTGCGCGTTAATGCTGTCAGCCCCGGCATGATCCGCACCGCAGCCACCGAGGGCAACCTCCTGGCCGCCGACCACCCCATGAGGACCATCGCCGGCAGCATCCCGCTGGGCCGGATAGGGGCGCCGGAGGAAGTCGCCAAGTGCGCGCTGTTCCTGGCCTCTGACGAGGCGTCGTATGTCACTGGCGCCAACCTGATGGTCGACGGCGGCTGGTCAGCGGTGCTGCCGGGCTAG
- a CDS encoding LysR family transcriptional regulator codes for MKNLDLNLLPHLQVLLELRNVSRAAERLQLSQPATSAAMARLRRHFDDELLVRNGRTYDLTPFAQSLVPLVDEAMLHIQRATRVRSGFDAATSEREFVIAASDYAAALIVGPLRGILREAAPGVSVDFVPTAKSGIQGQMADYSKIDLLVGPTGYQMQGASKQLFRDSFVAVADAGNPLLQQPRLTLADLAAVPHAVGYFGDGISTPADKLFESRGIQRRVAAVVAGFLSLPLLVEGTDLVALVPGMLAARAQRGADIVVLEFSESAEASLVEAMYWHPSQAEDPASVWLRSVVQRACSRLHELFPVRAHPVIIHAADTT; via the coding sequence ATGAAGAATCTGGACCTGAACCTGTTGCCCCATTTGCAGGTCCTGCTGGAACTGCGGAACGTGTCCAGGGCGGCTGAACGGCTTCAGCTCAGCCAGCCGGCCACCAGTGCCGCAATGGCCAGGCTACGGCGCCATTTCGACGACGAACTCCTGGTGCGCAACGGCCGAACCTATGACCTTACGCCCTTCGCGCAGTCCCTGGTCCCGCTGGTTGATGAAGCGATGCTTCACATCCAGCGGGCCACACGTGTACGCTCCGGCTTCGACGCCGCCACGAGTGAACGGGAATTCGTCATTGCCGCCTCGGACTATGCGGCGGCGCTGATTGTTGGCCCCTTGCGGGGGATCCTGCGCGAGGCGGCCCCTGGTGTGTCTGTGGATTTTGTTCCCACCGCCAAGTCCGGGATCCAGGGCCAGATGGCAGACTACTCCAAGATCGACCTGCTGGTCGGGCCCACGGGGTACCAGATGCAGGGGGCCAGCAAGCAGCTCTTCCGGGACAGCTTCGTGGCCGTAGCCGATGCCGGGAATCCCCTCCTCCAGCAGCCGCGGCTCACTCTGGCGGACCTGGCCGCTGTACCCCACGCCGTCGGCTATTTCGGCGACGGCATCAGCACCCCGGCCGACAAGCTGTTCGAGTCCCGGGGCATACAGCGCCGCGTGGCGGCCGTGGTGGCCGGATTCTTGTCCTTGCCGCTCCTGGTGGAAGGGACGGACCTCGTCGCGCTGGTCCCCGGGATGCTGGCCGCACGGGCCCAGCGCGGCGCGGACATCGTTGTGCTGGAGTTCTCCGAGAGCGCTGAAGCGTCCCTCGTGGAAGCGATGTACTGGCACCCGTCCCAGGCAGAGGACCCCGCCAGCGTCTGGCTGCGTTCGGTCGTCCAGCGGGCCTGTTCGCGGCTGCATGAACTATTCCCCGTCAGGGCCCATCCGGTGATTATCCACGCGGCGGATACCACCTAG
- a CDS encoding GMC oxidoreductase: MSNPTIAIVGSGPIGSTYARVLLEQVPNARVVMFEAGPQLTEIPGESVRNIPDPDEKARAREMSQGPQAGAYRESLGIPAGTVAEGMFTARQGTHLLDFGGAGSAHAPSFPAAAAATNVGGQGAHWTCATPAPAFSEKIPFIADKEWDGLIEDAKQLLHVHSAAFADSTVGEAIRSLLDEEFGAELPEGYGVGTLPVAGDPQPDGSVRWAGADVVLGPLIDPGSPLSRQFELRDLTLVKRVELDGRRATGVTVQDLRTGEESFVAADVVVVAADAFRSPQLLWASGVRPEALGHYLTEHPVVISTVALDAEKMRRYATEEDLDAELARRALNPADPVAAVNRIPFSEPEHPFSVQVMYSESTPFPMEPGTPYSENRWGYVNMGYGMRKHPRYEDAVTFDDSEPDYRGLPNMAIEYALTEREEAEIAEATERLRRAGKALGAFVAEPRLMPNGSSLHYQGTMRMGETDDGASVADPWSRVWGHDNLVVGGNALIPTATAMNPTLMSVAIAVRGARKIAEGLGPEGA, translated from the coding sequence ATGTCCAACCCCACCATCGCCATCGTCGGCAGCGGGCCTATCGGCTCCACCTATGCCCGGGTCCTCCTGGAACAGGTCCCGAACGCCCGGGTGGTCATGTTCGAAGCCGGGCCCCAACTGACCGAAATTCCGGGTGAAAGCGTCCGGAACATTCCCGACCCCGACGAAAAAGCACGCGCACGGGAAATGTCCCAGGGACCGCAGGCCGGTGCCTACCGCGAGTCGCTCGGCATCCCGGCCGGGACCGTCGCCGAGGGAATGTTCACCGCGCGTCAAGGCACCCACCTGCTCGACTTCGGCGGCGCGGGGTCCGCCCACGCGCCCTCCTTCCCGGCAGCGGCGGCCGCCACCAATGTGGGCGGCCAGGGCGCGCACTGGACCTGCGCGACGCCGGCGCCCGCCTTCAGCGAGAAGATTCCGTTCATCGCGGACAAGGAATGGGACGGGCTCATCGAGGACGCGAAGCAGTTGCTGCACGTCCACAGTGCTGCGTTCGCCGATTCAACCGTGGGCGAGGCCATCAGGTCCCTCCTGGATGAAGAGTTCGGAGCCGAACTGCCCGAAGGCTACGGGGTGGGCACCCTTCCGGTCGCCGGGGATCCGCAGCCTGACGGGTCCGTCCGCTGGGCCGGTGCCGACGTCGTCCTCGGCCCCCTGATCGATCCGGGCAGCCCGCTCTCCAGGCAGTTCGAACTCCGTGACCTCACCCTGGTAAAGCGCGTGGAACTGGACGGGCGGCGAGCCACCGGAGTCACCGTCCAGGATCTCCGCACAGGGGAGGAGTCCTTTGTGGCGGCGGACGTCGTCGTCGTTGCCGCGGATGCCTTCCGCTCCCCGCAGCTCCTGTGGGCATCGGGCGTCCGGCCGGAGGCGCTTGGCCACTACCTGACCGAGCATCCTGTGGTTATCTCCACGGTGGCGCTGGACGCTGAGAAGATGCGCCGCTACGCCACGGAGGAGGACCTCGACGCCGAGCTGGCCCGGAGGGCGCTGAATCCGGCTGACCCTGTTGCGGCGGTGAACCGCATCCCGTTCTCGGAGCCGGAGCACCCGTTCTCTGTCCAGGTGATGTATTCGGAATCGACTCCGTTCCCGATGGAGCCGGGCACCCCGTATTCCGAGAACCGGTGGGGCTACGTCAATATGGGCTACGGCATGCGCAAGCATCCGCGGTACGAGGACGCGGTCACCTTCGACGACAGCGAGCCGGACTACCGGGGATTGCCGAACATGGCCATCGAATATGCGCTCACCGAGCGCGAGGAAGCCGAGATTGCCGAGGCCACTGAGCGGCTGCGGCGTGCCGGCAAGGCCCTTGGCGCCTTCGTTGCCGAGCCCCGCCTCATGCCGAACGGCTCAAGTCTGCACTACCAGGGCACCATGCGCATGGGCGAGACCGACGACGGCGCCTCGGTGGCGGATCCATGGTCGCGCGTGTGGGGCCACGACAACCTGGTGGTAGGCGGAAACGCGCTCATTCCGACGGCAACAGCCATGAATCCGACGCTGATGAGCGTGGCCATCGCGGTACGCGGCGCCCGGAAGATTGCCGAGGGGCTGGGTCCGGAGGGCGCCTGA
- a CDS encoding MFS transporter: MSLSPLRLRLLVVSLLTVSFLGALDHTVVSTSLATVAGELGALQLMSWVVVGYTLASTVLLPVLGKLGDVLGARRIFLVSLVAFLAASLACGFAQDMVWLIAARVLQGMSSAGLQLMSQTIIARVTTQRERPRYMATIGAAFPIAILVGPVLGGAITDYWGWQWVFWINLPVGAAALCLALIAVPHLDPEAAPQHFDVAGAAVFTTALVALVLAVSWAAERTAGPAAAALALSVLGFVAFFFIERRASEPIVPLHFFANRTIAAGTALSAIIGVGLFSITAYLPTYFQMAYQTTATVSGFVPIATVFGMLISNLLTGWLASRTGRYRIFPILGTALGASGLFVMAVLPAGLPLWVPMIVMGTVGMGTGAFMSLIVAVVQGAAPASQTGSITATINLVRQVGSTVATAIIGGVIGFGVAALLPAGLDSSTLTPQLVHGSAPGVQAGVAQIYSSVFTPIFIALAATYAVGIIAAVLLPHGRLSDEPVPAPRSTSASLPV, encoded by the coding sequence ATGTCACTTTCGCCTTTAAGACTCCGTCTCCTTGTTGTCTCCCTGCTCACGGTCTCCTTCCTCGGAGCACTGGACCACACCGTTGTTTCAACATCGCTCGCCACGGTTGCGGGCGAGCTCGGCGCCCTGCAGCTGATGAGCTGGGTTGTTGTGGGCTACACCCTTGCGAGCACAGTGCTGCTGCCGGTGCTCGGCAAACTGGGTGATGTGCTGGGCGCGCGCCGCATCTTCCTTGTTTCGCTGGTAGCTTTCCTGGCCGCTTCCCTCGCCTGCGGTTTCGCCCAGGACATGGTGTGGCTGATCGCCGCACGCGTCCTGCAGGGGATGAGTTCCGCCGGCCTGCAGCTGATGTCCCAGACCATCATCGCCCGGGTCACCACCCAGCGGGAACGGCCGCGCTATATGGCCACCATCGGTGCGGCATTCCCGATCGCGATCCTGGTCGGACCCGTCCTCGGCGGTGCCATCACCGATTATTGGGGCTGGCAGTGGGTCTTCTGGATCAACCTCCCGGTGGGCGCGGCTGCCCTGTGCCTTGCCCTGATCGCTGTTCCCCACCTGGACCCGGAAGCGGCCCCGCAGCACTTCGACGTTGCTGGCGCGGCTGTATTCACCACAGCACTGGTGGCCCTCGTACTCGCCGTCTCGTGGGCCGCCGAACGGACTGCCGGCCCTGCCGCCGCGGCGCTCGCCCTGAGCGTCCTGGGCTTCGTTGCCTTCTTCTTTATTGAGCGGCGGGCCTCCGAGCCCATCGTGCCGCTCCACTTCTTCGCAAACCGGACCATTGCGGCAGGCACCGCATTGTCGGCAATCATCGGCGTCGGTCTCTTCTCCATCACTGCCTACCTGCCGACGTACTTTCAGATGGCGTACCAGACCACCGCGACCGTGTCCGGGTTCGTCCCCATCGCAACGGTGTTCGGCATGCTGATCAGCAACCTGCTCACTGGATGGCTGGCCAGCCGGACAGGGCGCTACCGGATCTTTCCCATCCTCGGAACAGCGCTGGGGGCGAGCGGGCTCTTTGTGATGGCCGTGTTGCCTGCCGGGCTTCCGCTGTGGGTGCCAATGATCGTCATGGGTACGGTCGGGATGGGCACGGGGGCGTTCATGAGCCTGATCGTCGCAGTGGTCCAGGGGGCTGCCCCGGCCAGCCAGACCGGCAGCATCACCGCCACCATCAACCTGGTCCGCCAGGTCGGATCAACGGTGGCGACCGCGATCATTGGCGGGGTGATCGGCTTCGGCGTTGCGGCCCTGCTGCCGGCCGGCCTCGACTCCTCCACACTGACACCGCAACTGGTCCACGGCTCTGCGCCCGGAGTCCAAGCCGGTGTCGCGCAGATCTACAGCTCAGTCTTCACCCCTATTTTCATTGCCCTCGCTGCCACCTATGCGGTGGGCATCATCGCAGCGGTCCTGCTCCCGCACGGCCGCCTCTCCGATGAACCCGTTCCCGCCCCCCGCTCAACTTCCGCATCCCTCCCGGTTTGA
- a CDS encoding Gfo/Idh/MocA family protein produces the protein MMPWNVGIIGAGPGVAALHLPVLGRLADSFRVVHVADAGSGRARVLAEGPGARCSAGEAELLADGAVEVVAVCSPPGDHGRQVLAAVAAGKRAVFCEKPLATSRAEADEVIAACRAAGTILLVGTNHLFDAAWGRAKHHLVALEGRAQTISVTLALPPNDRYHRLVAEGGPFQPGRRGRPDLGDPAAAAGVLRQLLTGLAIHDLPAVRDIAPSIDEVIYARVAAPIGYLVGYRAGGILVQLALTMLPQGPDALWRMSIATSHDRIEVNFPPAFVHAGSAAARVRTADGQWTEYRRDPEDGYVAEWRLLASLLEGAVPVEYDELLADSHYAIDLADAASAKVLEGVLQ, from the coding sequence ATGATGCCTTGGAATGTCGGGATTATTGGAGCCGGTCCGGGCGTTGCGGCTCTGCATCTTCCGGTGCTGGGACGGCTGGCGGACTCATTCAGGGTGGTGCACGTTGCCGATGCCGGAAGCGGGCGGGCTCGAGTCCTGGCCGAGGGGCCAGGTGCCCGCTGCTCGGCGGGGGAAGCGGAGTTGCTCGCGGACGGCGCCGTGGAGGTAGTGGCCGTGTGCAGCCCGCCCGGTGACCACGGCCGCCAGGTCCTGGCGGCAGTCGCCGCGGGCAAGCGAGCCGTCTTCTGCGAAAAGCCTCTCGCCACCAGCAGGGCCGAAGCCGACGAGGTCATTGCCGCATGCCGGGCCGCCGGCACCATCCTCCTGGTGGGAACCAACCACCTGTTTGATGCGGCATGGGGGCGCGCAAAGCACCATCTGGTCGCCCTTGAGGGCCGGGCGCAGACGATCTCCGTGACGCTGGCGCTCCCGCCGAACGACAGGTACCACCGCCTGGTCGCGGAGGGCGGACCATTCCAGCCCGGGCGCCGGGGACGTCCTGACCTGGGCGATCCTGCGGCGGCCGCCGGCGTCTTGAGGCAGTTGCTGACGGGTCTCGCGATCCATGACCTTCCTGCCGTCAGGGACATTGCGCCAAGCATCGATGAAGTAATTTACGCAAGAGTCGCTGCGCCGATCGGCTACCTGGTGGGGTACCGGGCCGGCGGGATCCTGGTCCAACTGGCGCTCACCATGCTTCCGCAAGGGCCGGATGCGCTCTGGCGGATGAGCATCGCCACCTCGCACGACCGCATCGAGGTCAATTTCCCGCCCGCCTTCGTCCATGCCGGAAGTGCCGCAGCCCGCGTGCGGACCGCAGACGGGCAGTGGACGGAATACCGGCGCGATCCGGAAGACGGCTATGTGGCGGAGTGGCGCCTGCTTGCCTCGCTCCTTGAGGGTGCTGTTCCGGTGGAGTATGACGAACTGCTGGCTGACTCGCACTATGCAATCGATCTTGCCGACGCAGCCTCTGCGAAAGTGCTTGAGGGAGTGCTGCAGTGA
- a CDS encoding ROK family protein, with product MTTDSTLRFGAQTDEVTSLLRIVNLVRTGEATTRPEIGKVTGLGRGVVSQRVDQAIQMGFLADGEFGASSGGRAPRTLRFRAEQGRIVICALGAAHLRVGVAALDGDILEHTHRIWDIAQGPEKTIGAVMSLIDEILKKDAEVPVWGVVVGLPGPVDFASGQPVAPPIMPGWNGYDVRTPFEERFNAPVWVDNDSNLLALGERARRRDSLADLIYCKIGSGVGAGLLSKGRIHRGANGAAGDIGHVRVSDSDAQCRCGKIGCLEAVAGGWALVRDAEQAIKEGASSSLAPRAKKGALSLEDITLAAHDGDALAIALVQKSARVAGETISALVNMFNPGVIVIGGAIASAGEVFLAEVRQRVYELSLPLATRDLTITLSVNDEREPLRGGAELAREQLFDVTFPRWFAEGRPSPERTAVPA from the coding sequence ATGACGACAGACTCCACACTCCGCTTTGGAGCTCAGACGGATGAAGTGACGAGCCTCCTGAGGATCGTCAACCTGGTTCGCACGGGCGAGGCAACCACCCGCCCCGAAATCGGCAAGGTCACCGGACTGGGCAGGGGTGTTGTTAGTCAGCGAGTGGACCAGGCCATCCAGATGGGCTTCCTCGCCGACGGCGAGTTCGGGGCCTCGTCCGGGGGCCGCGCGCCCCGGACTTTGCGTTTCCGTGCGGAGCAGGGACGGATCGTAATCTGCGCCCTCGGCGCGGCTCACCTGAGGGTCGGCGTAGCAGCTCTCGACGGTGACATCCTGGAACACACGCACCGCATCTGGGATATCGCGCAGGGTCCGGAGAAGACCATCGGCGCGGTCATGTCCCTGATTGACGAGATCCTGAAGAAAGACGCCGAAGTGCCCGTATGGGGTGTGGTGGTGGGGCTTCCCGGCCCCGTGGACTTCGCCTCGGGGCAGCCCGTGGCGCCTCCGATCATGCCGGGGTGGAACGGTTACGATGTCCGAACGCCGTTCGAGGAGCGCTTCAATGCGCCGGTATGGGTGGACAACGACTCCAACCTGCTTGCCCTCGGCGAACGCGCCCGGCGGCGCGACTCCCTGGCGGACCTCATCTACTGCAAGATCGGCTCGGGAGTGGGAGCGGGCCTGCTGTCGAAGGGCAGGATTCACCGTGGCGCAAACGGGGCCGCCGGCGATATCGGCCACGTCCGGGTTTCCGATTCCGATGCACAATGCCGCTGCGGCAAGATCGGCTGCCTGGAAGCAGTGGCCGGCGGCTGGGCCCTCGTCCGGGATGCCGAACAGGCAATCAAGGAAGGTGCCAGCAGCTCCCTGGCCCCGAGGGCGAAAAAGGGGGCCCTGAGCCTCGAGGACATCACCTTGGCGGCCCACGACGGGGACGCCCTGGCCATCGCCCTCGTCCAGAAGTCGGCACGGGTGGCAGGCGAGACCATCTCGGCCCTGGTAAACATGTTCAACCCCGGGGTCATTGTGATCGGCGGTGCTATCGCCTCCGCGGGTGAAGTGTTCCTGGCCGAAGTGCGCCAGCGCGTCTACGAGCTGTCACTGCCACTCGCCACCCGGGACCTCACCATCACCCTGTCCGTCAACGACGAGCGCGAACCGCTGCGCGGAGGTGCCGAACTGGCCCGCGAGCAGCTGTTCGACGTCACCTTCCCGCGCTGGTTCGCCGAAGGCCGCCCGTCCCCGGAACGAACCGCTGTGCCGGCATAA